One Drosophila virilis strain 15010-1051.87 chromosome 5, Dvir_AGI_RSII-ME, whole genome shotgun sequence DNA window includes the following coding sequences:
- the ND-MWFE gene encoding NADH dehydrogenase [ubiquinone] 1 alpha subcomplex subunit 1 isoform X1, translating into MWFEIIPSAAIITVALSVPIYAMYGLQKLTLGNAYRRNMDERFDRVMYQRDFRLTNNPYIMNGLEEIEDEEEEKKKEEKKEEKEEKKDEKKKETKQ; encoded by the exons ATGTGGTTTGAAATCATACCTAGCGCGGCTATCATCACCGTGGCTCTCTCTGTGCCCATATACGCAATGTACGGCCTGCAGAAGCTGACTCTGGGCAAT GCCTATCGCCGCAATATGGATGAACGATTCGACCGTGTTATGTACCAGCGCGATTTCCGACTGACCAACAATCCCTACATTATGAAC GGCCTGGAAGAGATTGAGgacgaagaagaagagaagaaaaagGAAGAGAAGAAGGAGGAAAAGGAGGAGAAGAAAGACGAGAAGAAGAAAGAAACCAAACagtag
- the ND-MWFE gene encoding NADH dehydrogenase [ubiquinone] 1 alpha subcomplex subunit 1 isoform X2 — MWFEIIPSAAIITVALSVPIYAMYGLQKLTLGNAYRRNMDERFDRVMYQRDFRLTNNPYIMNGLHAIPDESKK, encoded by the exons ATGTGGTTTGAAATCATACCTAGCGCGGCTATCATCACCGTGGCTCTCTCTGTGCCCATATACGCAATGTACGGCCTGCAGAAGCTGACTCTGGGCAAT GCCTATCGCCGCAATATGGATGAACGATTCGACCGTGTTATGTACCAGCGCGATTTCCGACTGACCAACAATCCCTACATTATGAAC GGTCTCCATGCTATACCAGATGAgtctaaaaaataa
- the GLaz gene encoding apolipoprotein D, which produces MSERMFCTIWRFSLLSSVLLLTFVEQANAYGFGRCPKYPSMPKFNMSRVLGHWFEVERSFYLPEIASGCTTFEFQPYSKAELSKFNNFKLEVAIKTVNRITGNPNVNLGYATPENSKSSIMDFKFNTRFPEVIARLLPGSGKYQVLYTDYDNYAILWSCGSIGSLGYADQIWILGRETDFVVEIREKIYDVLKRLSLDPERLVISKNTNCPKLH; this is translated from the exons ATGAGCGAACGCATGTTTTGCACAATTTGGCGATTTTCGCTATTGTCGTCAGTTTTATTGCTGACATTCGTGGAGCAGGCGAATGCCTATGGATTTGGACGTTGCCCGAAGTATCCATCGATGCCAAAGTTCAATATGAGTCGA GTGCTGGGCCACTGGTTCGAGGTGGAGCgttcattttatttgccagaAATTGCCTCGGGCTGCACCACCTTTGAGTTCCAGCCTTACAGCAAGGCGGAGCTGTCGAAGTTCAACAATTTCAAGCTGGAGGTGGCCATCAAAACAGTCAATCGCAT CACTGGTAATCCAAATGTTAATCTGGGCTATGCCACGCCGGAGAACAGCAAATCCTCCATAATGGACTTTAAG TTCAACACGCGTTTCCCGGAGGTGATTGCCCGTCTATTACCCGGCTCTGGCAAATACCAGGTGCTCTATACGGACTACGATAACTATGCCATATTGTGGTCTTGCGGCAGCATCGGCTCCCTCGGCTATGCCGATCAGATCTGGATATTGGGACGCGAAACGGACTTTGTTGTGGAGATTCGCGAGAAAATCTACGATGTGCTCAAGCGACTGTCCCTCGATCCGGAGCGACTGGTGATAAGCAAAAACACCAACTGCCCCAAACTGCACTGA
- the Nrk gene encoding tyrosine-protein kinase transmembrane receptor Ror2: protein MAAGLGAVRLGARGGQTFISVLVVVVAVAICMLLFTCEANANSLNAIETEEPARRHHQRHHSTDYERDREREREEKGYCAPYNGKVCKQFISGPVWYSLEDPTGGWHNEQITTALWEELIVDLTGLCREAAEKMLCAYAFPRCHVENGRTIKAPLCFEDCQATHLQFCYNDWVLIEEKRERNMFLKSRAHFRLPNCTALPHYDASMRRSSCSYIGLAEIKESEVSYDCRNGNGRYYLGTMNVTKSGIPCQRWDTQHPHKHIQPPLVFAQLTEGENYCRNAGGEEPAPWCYTLDESVRWQHCDIPLCPDYVDPNAKDLNTPIKMEEFFTPSMIFLLAGIGFIGIVALHLIILLAYKLSKHKDYSQPSQAAHGECGASVRGDCNLSASRETLGSTGYAPTSLKCGTIRSTATIHSNCVMLTTTAAVQEPKTKLNARLEKLEYPRGEIVYVRSLGQGAFGRVFQAKAPGLVPGNEDLLVAVKMLKDDASEQMQTDFEREACLLAEFDHSNIVKLLGVCALGRPMCLLFEYMSPGDLSEFLRACSPYATHQVQTRNRQQLDELQLLHMASDVASGMLYLAERKFVHRDLATRNCLINEHMTVKIADFGLSHKIYLQDYYKGDENDVIPIRWMPIESILYNKFSLESDVWAFGICLWEIFSFALQPYFGLTHAEVIKYIKEGNVLGCPDNTPLSVYALMRRCWNSKPSERPGFAEINHCIQHSIAESECKAML from the exons ATGGCGGCCGGGCTGGGGGCTGTCAGGCTTGGGGCCAGAGGTGGCCAAACTTTTATTtctgtgcttgttgttgttgttgccgttgctatTTGCATGTTATTGTTTACATGCGAAGCGAATGCCAACTCACTGAACGCCATCGAGACGGAGGAGCCGGCGCGACGCCACCACCAGCGACACCACAGCACAGACTACGAGCGTGACCGCGAGCGGGAGCGGGAGGAGAAGGGCTACTGTGCGCCGTATAATGGCAAAGTGTGCAAACAGTTCATTAGCGGTCCCGTGTGGTACAGTCTGGAGGATCCAACTGGCGGCTGGCACAACGAGCAGATCACCACAGCGCTCTGGGAGGAGCTAATTGTCGATCTGACGGGCCTGTGCCGCGAGGCGGCTGAG AAAATGCTTTGTGCCTATGCGTTTCCACGCTGCCATGTCGAGAACGGACGCACTATCAAGGCGCCGCTTTGCTTCGAGGATTGCCAGGCCACGCACCTACAGTTCTGCTACAACGACTGGGTATTGATTGAGGAGAAGAGGGAGCGCAATATGTTCCTCAAGAGTCGGGCTCACTTCAGGCTACCCAATTGCACGGCGCTGCCGCATTATGATGCCAGCATGCGCCGTTCCAGCTGCTCGTACATAGGCCTCGCCGAAATCAAGGAGTCGGAGGTCAGCT ATGACTGTCGCAATGGCAACGGGCGCTACTATCTGGGCACTATGAATGTAACCAAGTCGGGCATACCCTGCCAGCGTTGGGATACACAGCATCCGCACAAGCACATACAACCGCCGCTGGTCTTTGCACAGCTTACCGAGGGCGAGAACTACTGTCGCAATGCCGGCGGTGAGGAGCCGGCACCTTGGTGCTACACCCTGGACGAATCTGTGCGCTGGCAACACTGCGATATACCCCTTTGCC CTGACTATGTGGATCCCAATGCCAAGGATCTGAACACACCCATTAAAATGGAGGAGTTTTTTACGCCCTCGATGATATTCCTGCTGGCAGGCATCGGCTTCATTGGCATTGTGGCATTGCATCTGATCATACTGTTGGCTTACAAACTGTCCAAGCACAAGGATTACTCGCAGCCGTCGCAGGCAGCGCATGGGGAATGCGGCGCCTCCGTGCGCGGTGATTGCAATCTGTCCGCCAGTCGGGAGACCCTCGGCTCGACGGGCTATGCTCCTACTAGCCTCAAGTGCGGCACCATACGCAGCACTGCGACCATACACAGCAATTGCGTCATGCTGACGACCACGGCTGCGGTGCAGGAGCCGAAGACAAAACTAAATGCTCGCCTGGAGAAGCTGGAGTATCCACGTGGTGAGATTGTCTATGTACGCTCGTTGGGCCAGGGCGCCTTTGGGCGCGTCTTTCAGGCCAAGGCGCCGGGTCTGGTTCCGGGTAACGAAGACTTGCTGGTGGCCGTCAAGATGCTGAAGGATGATGCCAGCGAACAAATGCAAACGGACTTTGAGCGCGAGGCCTGTCTGCTGGCCGAGTTCGATCATTCCAACATTGTAAAGTTGCTGGGAGTCTGTGCCCTGGGTCGACCCATGTGTCTGCTGTTCGAGTACATGTCGCCAGGGGATTTGAGCGAATTCCTGCGCGCCTGCTCGCCGTATGCGACTCATCAGGTGCAGACACGCAATCGACAGCAGCTGgatgagctgcagctgcttcaCATGGCCTCGGATGTGGCCTCCGGCATGCTGTACCTGGCCGAGCGCAAGTTTGTGCATCGCGACTTGGCCACACGCAACTGCCTCATTAATGAGCACATGACCGTCAAGATAGCGGACTTCGGTCTCTCGCACAAGATCTATCTGCAGGACTATTACAAGGGCGATGAGAACGATGTCATACCCATACGCTGGATGCCCATTGAGAGCATTCTGTACAACAAGTTCTCGCTGGAATCGGACGTGTGGGCTTTTGGTATCTGCTTGTGGGAGATATTTTCCTTTGCTCTGCAGCCCTACTTTGGCCTGACGCACGCCGAGGTCATCAAGTACATCAAGGAGGGCAACGTGCTCGGCTGTCCGGACAATACACCGCTCTCCGTTTACGCTCTAATGCGGCGCTGCTGGAATAGCAAGCCCAGCGAACGACCTGGCTTCGCGGAAATCAATCACTGCATCCAGCACAGCATTGCTGAGAGCGAGTGCAAGGCGATGCTCTAG
- the TppII gene encoding tripeptidyl-peptidase 2, translating to MASDLSGIVESSFPTGALVPKAETGVLNFLQKYPDYDGRDVTIAIFDSGVDPRATGLETLCDGKTLKVIERYDCSGCGDVDMSKKVTPSEKGTFKGLSGRSLKLSAELLALNTDKERAVRVGLKSFNDLVPAKVRDNIVAQAKLKNWDKPHKMATANASRKIVEFESQNPGETPKLPWDKKIIKENLDFELEMLNTYEKLYNEVKTSYDCVLFPTENGWLTIIDTTEQGDLEKALRIGEYTRTHETKNVDDFLSISVNVHDDGNVLEVVGMCSPHGTHVASIASGNHNSRDIDGVAPNAKIVSITIGDGRLGSMETGTALVRGITKVMELCREGRRIDVINMSYGEHSNWSNSGRIGELMNEIVNKYGVVWVASAGNHGPALSTVGTPPDISQPSLIGVGAYVSPQMMEAEYAMREKLPGNVYTWTSRDPCIDGGQGVTVCAPGGAITSVPQFTMSKSQLMNGTSMAAPHVAGAVALLISGLKQENIEYSPYSIKRAISVTATKLGYVDPYAQGHGLLNVEKAFEHLLEHRQSKDNMLRFSVRVGTNQAKGIHLREGVQRKFVDFNVNIEPVFFNDKEVDPKEKFNFNVRLSLLPSQPWVQCGSFLDLSYGVRSIVVRIDPTSLQPGVHSAVVRAYDTDNVRKGPLFEIPVTVVQPHVLEDNQNTPIYEPASNRADKSVEFQPNTIQRDFIQVPDKATWAVLRLRITDPNRGNDIGKFFLHTNQLLPNQSCRKLETMKIIGVNSEFEATATFRVKANRILELCIAKYWSNHGQSHLKYSLEFHGVAALNPNAYVMHAGRGIHKLEIGALVAEEIQPLLQLKNAAVVLKPTEAKISPLSATRDVIPEGRQVYQNILVYNLNVAKAAEVALYAPLFNDLLYEAEFESQMWMLFDVNKTLVATGDAHSHTFFTKLEKGEYTVRLQVRHEKRELLEKISEANLIAAYKLANMLSFDFYDSYNQCIISGRKITSAKVRETTKMLYIAPIAQEKLTKANLPAQCAWLAGNLIFPKDEGGRRIALHPFTYILNPAEKKSTANGAANGAAANNASPAAAAAVTANGAKPKAAATPQGATSAANSAGGDGVTLQSEVPANGGGGAPSSPQKGKTSADDYAESLRDFQCSHIAKCELEKAEKIYNDVIAAHPKHLPAHLQMIQNIESSELKSQLPFAFLAAQQNSNKEGDNANVDKPKEDQQKQRSALERIVKLADIVIKETDADALLSYYGIKNDTRPDAAKIKTNMDKQKNNLIEALSKKGIALAKLCVLEDNLKDHLAELNEVYTDIIKFIDATDTKAIQFAIWHAYAHNHYGRMYKYVTKMIEDKRTRELFEEMAAINSALGYEHTKAVIDRMAVTYFPGGFRLF from the exons atGGCAAGCGATTTAAGCGGCATTGTCGAGTCATCGTTTCCCACGGGTGCATTG GTACCGAAAGCGGAGACGGGCGTGCTGAACTTTTTACAAAAGTATCCGGACTACGATGGCCGAGATGTAACAATAGCTATCTTCGATTCCGGGGTGGATCCACGTGCAACCGGACTTGAA ACGCTTTGCGATGGCAAAACGCTGAAAGTCATTGAGCGCTATGATTGCTCGGGCTGCGGCGATGTGGACATGAGCAAGAAGGTGACGCCAAGTGAGAAGGGCACCTTCAAGGGTCTGTCGGGTCGCTCACTAAAGCTCAGTGCGGAGCTGTTGGCTCTTAACACAGACAAGGAACGTGCTGTACGGGTGGGCCTGAAGAGCTTCAATGATTTAGTGCCAGCAAAGGTGCGCGACAACATTGTTGCTCAGGCAAAGCTGAAGAACTGGGACAAGCCACACAAGATGGCCACAGCTAATGCAAGTCGCAAAATAGTTGAATTTGAATCTCAAAATCCAG GCGAAACTCCCAAGCTGCCCTGGGACAAAAAGATAATTAAGGAGAACCTAGATTTTGAGCTGGAAATGCTAAACACTTATGAGAAGCTATACAACGAGGTCAAGACCTCCTATGACTGCGTGCTCTTTCCAACCGAAAATGGCTGGTTGACCATCATAGATACAACAGAACAGGGCGACTTGGAGAAGGCACTGCGGATTGGCGAATACACCAGGACACATGAGACCAAGAATGTCGATGATTTCCTCTCGATTTCGGTAAATGTCCATGACGATGGTAACGTGCTAGAAGTGGTGGGCATGTGCT CGCCGCATGGCACGCACGTAGCATCGATTGCCAGTGGCAATCACAATTCCAGGGACATTGATGGTGTGGCGCCTAATGCCAAGATAGTGTCCATAACCATTGGCGACGGCCGTTTAGGCTCTATGGAGACGGGCACGGCGCTCGTTCGCGGCATTACGAAGGTCATGGAGCTGTGCCGTGAGGGCCGACGCATTGATGTGATCAACATGAGCTACGGCGAGCACTCAAACTGGTCGAACTCTGG CCGTATTGGTGAGCTGATGAACGAGATTGTCAATAAGTATGGCGTCGTCTGGGTTGCTTCGGCAGGAAATCATGGACCGGCGCTCAGCACCGTCGGCACTCCGCCGGACATCAGTCAACCCAGTCTGATAGGTGTCGGGGCCTATGTCTCGCCGCAGATGATGGAGGCAGAGTATGCGATGCGTGAGAAGCTTCCCGGCAACGTATACACATGGACATCACGCGATCCCTGCATCGATGGCGGACAGGGCGTGACGGTGTGCGCACCCGGCGGCGCCATTACATCCGTCCCGCAGTTTACCATGAGCAAGTCGCAGCTGATGAATGGCACAAGCATGGCGGCACCACACGTAGCCGGTGCAGTGGCCTTGCTCATCTCTGGCCTGAAGCAGGAGAATATTGAGTATTCGCCCTATAGTATTAAGCGCGCCATTAGCGTGACGGCTACCAAACTTGGCTATGTGGATCCTTACGCACAGGGCCATGGACTGCTAAACGTGGAGAAGGCTTTCGAGCATTTGCTTGAGCATCGGCAGTCTAAGGACAACATGCTGCG CTTCTCTGTGCGCGTGGGCACCAACCAAGCTAAGGGCATTCATCTACGCGAAGGCGTGCAGCGCAAGTTCGTTGACTTCAACGTCAACATCGAGCCGGTCTTTTTCAACGACAAGGAAGTGG ATCCCAAAGAGAAGTTCAATTTCAATGTGCGTCTTAGCCTCTTGCCCTCGCAGCCATGGGTGCAGTGCGGCTCTTTCCTGGACCTCAGCTACGGCGTACGCTCTATTGTGGTCAGAATTGATCCGACTAGCTTGCAGCCAGGCGTGCACAGTGCTGT GGTTCGTGCCTACGACACGGACAACGTAAGGAAGGGTCCATTGTTTGAGATACCCGTTACTGTGGTGCAGCCCCATGTGTTGGAAGACAACCAAAACACGCCCATCTACGAGCCTGCCTCAAATAGGGCCGACAAGAGCGTTGAGTTTCAGCCCAATACTATTCAAAGGGACTTTATTCAAGTGCCGGACAAGGCCACCTGGGCAG TGCTGCGGCTGCGCATAACTGATCCCAATCGGGGCAACGACATTGGAAAGTTCTTCTTGCACACGAATCAACTGCTGCCGAATCAATCGTGCCGCAAACTGGAAACCATGAAGATAATTGGCGTCAATTCGGAATTTGAGGCCACGGCCACCTTCCGTGTTAAG GCCAACAGGATACTGGAGCTGTGCATAGCCAAATATTGGTCGAATCATGGGCAGAGCCATTTGAAGTACAGCCTTGAGTTTCACGGCGTGGCTGCCCTAAATCCCAACGCAT ATGTCATGCACGCTGGTCGTGGCATACACAAGCTGGAGATTGGAGCGTTGGTGGCGGAGGAGATTCAACCACTGCTGCAGCTCAAGAATGCCGCAGTTGTGCTCAAGCCCACCGAGGCAAAAATTTCGCCATTGAGCGCGACACGCGATGTCATACCGGAGGGCAGGCAGGTCTATCAAAATATTCTTGTCTACAATCTGAATGTAGCGAAGGCAGCGGAAGTAGCGTTGTATGCGCCTCTGTTCAACGATTTGCTGTATGAAGCCGAATTTGAGTCGCAGATGTGGATGCTTTTCGATGTGAACAAAACTCTGGTTGCCACCGGCGACGCGCATTCTCACACGTTCTTTACGAAGCTGGAGAAGGGGGAGTATACGGTGCGGCTGCAGGTGCGTCACGAGAAGCGCGAGTTGCTCGAGAAAATCTCAGAGGCCAATCTTATTGCGGCCTACAAGTTGGCCAATATGCTCTCGTTCGACTTTTACGACAGCTACAATCAGTGTATTATCAGTGGCCGCAAAATTACATCTGCCAAGGTGCGTGAGACTACCAAAATGCTCTATATTGCACCCATTGCTCAAGAGAAGCTCACAAAGGCAAATTTGCCGGCGCAATGCGCCTGGCTTGCCGGCAACCTAATCTTTCCGAAAGATGAGGGCGGCCGTCGTATTGCCCTGCATCCCTTCACCTATATACTGAATCCGGCCGAAAAGAAATCAACCGCTAATGGCGCCGCCAATGGAGCTGCTGCTAATAATGCCAGCCCGGCGGCGGCCGCCGCTGTCACCGCCAATGGAGCTAAACCGAAGGCAGCAGCCACGCCCCAGGGTGCAACAAGCGCTGCGAATTCAGCTGGCGGTGATGGTGTTACACTGCAGAGCGAAGTGCCCGCCAACGGAGGCGGTGGTGCGCCCAGTTCTCCCCAAAAGGGCAAGACCAGCGCCGACGACTATGCCGAGAGCCTGCGAGATTTCCAATGCTCTCACATTGCCAAGTGTG aaCTGGAGAAGGCTGAAAAAATATACAACGATGTTATTGCTGCACATCCCAAGCATCTTCCGGCACATCTGCAGATGATCCAAAACATCGAGTCGAGCGAGCTGAAGAGCCAACTACCGTTCGCCTTCCTCGCTGCCCAGCAGAACTCAAACAAGGAGGGTGACAACGCCAACGTGGATAAGCCAAAAGAGGATCAGCAGAAGCAGCGCTCTGCCTTGGAGCGCATTGTAAAACTTGCAGATATTGTAATCAAAGAAACTGATGCCGATGCCCTGCTCTCATACTATGGAATTAAGAACGACACACGTCCAGATGCGGCCAAAATCAAGAC CAACATGGACAAACAGAAGAATAATCTCATCGAAGCCTTGAGCAAGAAGGGCATTGCACTCGCCAAGCTGTGTGTGCTCGAAGACAATCTCAAGGATCATTTGGCCGAGCTGAACGAAGTGTACACGGATATCATTAAGTTTATTGATGCGACCGATACCAAGGCCATCCAATTCGCCATATGGCATGCCTATGCGCACAATCATTACGGACGGATGTACAAATATGTGACAAAGATGATTGAGGATAAACGCACACGGGAACTCTTCGAGGAGATGGCGGCCATCAACAGCGCTTTGGGATATGAGCATACCAAAGCTGTTATAGATCGTATGGCTGTCACTTACTTCCCAGGCGGCTTCCGTTTGTTTTAA